DNA from Chloroflexota bacterium:
ACTACCAGCACAGTGGATAATAGCCACGCTCTCAGGATGGGAGCCATCCTTAAGCACAATTTCGCCTTGCGTCGGCCCCGCAGAATTAACTAACCGCTCAAACTCAAGGCTGGTGATAACATTAGCCAGTTTGCCATAGCCATATTCATAAATACCCGAAGGTTTAAAGACATCATAGCCGGTAGCCAGAATTATATTACCGACGTCGACTTCGATTATTTCGTCTTTCTGCTCGAAATCGATAGCATTTGCCTCACAAAATTTCTCGCAGGCACGGCAGGTGCCTTTTAAAAAATAAGCGCAGTGCTCAGTATCAATCACCGGTATGTTTGGTACCGCCTGCGCAAATGGAGTATATATAGCTTTTCTAGTGCTTAGACCAAGATCAAACTCACTTTGTGCCTTCCACGGGCATTTTCCCTGACATAAACCGCAACCGGTACATTTATCCTTATCGACATATCGTGCCTTTTTTCTAATCTTAACCTTGAAATTACCAATATACCCGGACACTTCGCCCACTTCGCTATACGTCATCAGCTCAACATGAGGGTGAGAACCCACCAAGGTCATCTTAGGAGTAAGTATGCAGGCTGAGCAATCAAGGGTAGGAAACGTCTTGTCCAGTTGTGCCATGTGCCCACCAATGCTGGGAGTTCTTTCTACCAGATAAACTTTATGCCCTGAATCAGCAATTTTCAATGCCGCCTGGATGCCGGCAATACCACCGCCTACCACCAGGGTATCAGGATTAATGGGAACCTGCCTCACCTCCAGGGCGTCATGGTAATAAATCCGCCTTACCGCAGCGCTCACCAGTGCCTTGGCTTTACCCGTAGCCCCATCATGGTCTTCGGTAACCCATGAGCACTGTTCACGAATATTCGCCATTTGAAACAGGTAGGGATTAATCCCGGCATCCTGGCAAACACGGCGGAATGTGGGCTCGTGTAGTTTCGGCGAGCAAGAAGCCACAATTATACGATTGAGACCTGCTGTTTTGATATCCTCTTTAATCAGGTTTTGCCCCGGCTCAGAGCACATGAACTTGTAGTCGCGAGCTACTGCTACTGAATCTAAATCCTTAGCAAAGCGGCTAACCTCCGCTACATCAACTGTACCGGCAATATTACTGCCACAATGACAAATATACACCCCAATGCGAGGTTCCATTTTCCACTCCCCTTAAGTTTCAGAGGATAATTTTGGCACAGATATAATATAGGAGAAATGAAATAGCAGGATGTCCAATGGTATCATTGTATTAAGGTATTACGATACCCAACTGCTGTCAATTTGTCAAGTGCCGTTTCTTTCGAGTAGAGTTCAAATTGATATTAAGGCGTGCTGAGTGTTCGCCTCTGGGTAACAACTTCCATAGCATTTGGCACAGTTTGCTTGCAAGATTAAACTCGTCTGTTTAGCGTATCGCCGTGATTACATCTACCTTGACATACAGACGGTGCTTTGGCATATTATACAAAGAGACAAAGACACCATACTCAAAGACATGAATGAAGAACCAAAGCAGATTCACATAAGGATAGCAGAGGACCTCTACAAAAAACTAAAGATCAGATGTGTATATGAAGACACGTCTATTCAAGACTACGTGCTCAAACTTATAGCTCAAAGCATGGGACAGCATTCCGACGTGGAGG
Protein-coding regions in this window:
- a CDS encoding CoB--CoM heterodisulfide reductase iron-sulfur subunit A family protein — translated: MEPRIGVYICHCGSNIAGTVDVAEVSRFAKDLDSVAVARDYKFMCSEPGQNLIKEDIKTAGLNRIIVASCSPKLHEPTFRRVCQDAGINPYLFQMANIREQCSWVTEDHDGATGKAKALVSAAVRRIYYHDALEVRQVPINPDTLVVGGGIAGIQAALKIADSGHKVYLVERTPSIGGHMAQLDKTFPTLDCSACILTPKMTLVGSHPHVELMTYSEVGEVSGYIGNFKVKIRKKARYVDKDKCTGCGLCQGKCPWKAQSEFDLGLSTRKAIYTPFAQAVPNIPVIDTEHCAYFLKGTCRACEKFCEANAIDFEQKDEIIEVDVGNIILATGYDVFKPSGIYEYGYGKLANVITSLEFERLVNSAGPTQGEIVLKDGSHPESVAIIHCAGSRDENYHEYCSRVCCMYSMKFGHLIREHIRGAKVYEFYADIRSFGKGYEEFYNRVTDEGTVFVKARPTAVTDSPEKPEEEGKLIVHYTLKNGSQHRQPVDMVIISTALEPQRDMEAVSRQFGVSRSADGFFLERHPKMDPVATMSDGIFVVGCCQGPKDIPDTISQASAAAARVMAMISKGQVEVEATTAVINEERCAGCRTCEGLCPFKAISFDTEKSVSQVNEALCKGCGVCVAACPSNAITGKHFTTEQIMAEIAGILLR